CCACCTCATCGTCCAGGGTGACCTCCACTGGGCGGACGACTCGGGCATCGTCCTGTTCGAGTCCAGTGGTATCTATCAGGTGGATCGCTATTCCCGCACGAACCTGGCCGGTTATGGCGATATCGAGCGCGGCGGGCAGTTCCTGTTTCCGACCCACGTGCAGGAAACCACGTACCGCTACTGGGACCCCATGTACGTCGGCGAACGCACCGCGCGTTTCGAACGGCACGATTGGATCGCCGACATGGATGTACTGGTATTTCGTTTTACCGCGAAAGACCTGGACGAAAGCGCCGGGTATGCGCACCTGCCCGACGTACCCGAGCGTTACGAAGCCCATACCAACGGCGAAGGGGTGCTGCGTGTCGAACCCATGACGGGCGTCGTGATCGATTACGAGGACACGGGCACCAGCTACTTCTTCGATCCGGTCGTGCGCACGCACGTTGCAGATATGTACATCTGGACATCGCGCTATACGCAGCAGACGCGGGAGTTCAAGATCGCCCAGGCCAAGCAGCTGCGTCGCCGCATGATCATCGTGGAGCGCGTGGCACCGGCCGCGCTGCTCATTGGCGGAATAGCGATGATGGGCTTCGGACTGGCCCGTCGCCGTGGCAGCGGCAGCGTGGCGCTCACGCCCGCCAGGGAAGCGGGCGCATGAAATCGCACCTGGGCCTCAAACATCGGATTGCAGCGGCGTTTTCGCTGTTCGCCGTGATGCTGGTCAGCGTCACGGGACTGCTCTCGTACCAAGCCGGGCGCGATTCCCTGGAGACGGCGGCACTGTCGGAGCTGCTGTCCTCCGCGCTCGGCAAGGAGGCCCAGCTGGATCGCTGGTTTGAGGAACAGCGAACGGATATCGAGACGATCGCCAACTCGGTCGGCATCCTGAGCGACACATCAGTGCTGGTCGATCCGAAGGCTTCCACGCAGGCGATGACCGTCGCCCGCGAACACATCGATGACTTGCTGCGAACCATGACGGACACGGCGCGGCATGTTCGCCTGGTGCTGGCCGTGGCCGCGCCGGACGGCCGTTTTGTCGCGTCCACGCTGGCGGCCGTGGAAGGCAGGAATGCACGTGACGAGCCGTTTTTCACGCAGGCACAGGACCGCTCGTATGTGGGAGCGCCGGGGAATTCGTCACTGCTGGAGCGAGCGGTGGTGGCCATCAGTGCGCCGGTGCGCTCGGCCGAGGGCAAGCTCGAGGGCGTACTGGTCGGCTGGTTCGACCTCAGCGATTTGCAGGCCATAGCGCGGCGGCATAGCGGGCTTCACCGCACCGATGACGCGTATGTGATCAATCAGGCGGCCCAGTTCGTCACGGTGCCGCGGCTGGACGGCCAACGACGGGTACTGCAGGACGCGGTCAGCAGTGCCGCGGCCAGGCGTTGCCTTGCCGGCAATAGCGGTGTGATCAAGGCGCCCGACTATCGCGGCATCCCGTCGATCAGCGTTTATCGCTGGATGGCGTACCGAAAGCTCTGCCTGGTGGTGAAGATGGAACAGGCAGAAGCGTTCGCGGCCGCGAGCGATTTCGGCCGGTCGGTGGTCCTACTCAGCCTGATCAGCCTGATTGTCGCGTTGATCGTGGCATCGCGCCTGTCGCGGACCATCGTGCGGCCGGTGAAGGCGCTTCGCACGGCGGTATCACGCCTGGCCAGCGGAGACCGGGAGGTGCGGCTTCCCGTGGATTCCAACGACGTGATCGGCCAGCTCGCGCGCGAGTTCAACCGGATGGCCATGTCTATTGCCGAGAAGGAAGCGCAGCTGCTGAGCAACGCCGAGGCGCTGGAGGACCGGGTAGCGGCGCGGACAGTCGCCCTGCGTGACAGCGAGGCGCGGATCCGCCTGCTGCTCGACTCGACCGCCGAGGCGATCTATGGCGTCGATACCGACGGGCGCTGTGTGTTCCTCAATCCGGCCTGCCTGCGGCTCCTGGGCTACCAGCGCAGCGACGAACTACTGGGTGTGCCGATGCACCCGTTGCTGCAGCCCGACAGCGTCAAGCGTGCCGCGACACCGGAGGAGATCCCGGTGTTTCGCAGCATCCGGACAAACAGCCCGATTCATTCGGTTGGCGAAAAATTCCAGCGCGCGGATGGCAGCCGGTTCTCCGTGGAGTACTGGATCCACCCGATGCGGCACGGCGACGACGTGCTCGGGGCCGTGGTCACTTTCCTGGATACGACGGATCGCGAGCAGTTGCAGGAGGAGCTCAACCGGTTTTTCGACCTGTCCATCGATATGCTTTGCATTGCCTCGAATGAGGGGTACTTCCTTCGCGTGAATCCGGCCTGGGAACGGGGGCTCGGTTATACGGCAGGCGAATTGATGTCGCGGCCGTACATCGAATTCGTCCACCCGGAAGATGTGGAGGCGACGCGGCGGGAGTCCGAACGGTTGAGCAAGGGGCTGGAGAGCCTTGGCTTCGAAAACCGGTACCGGTGCAAGGACGGTTCCTACAAATGGCTGCTGTGGCAGGCGACGCCGTCGCCGGATTGCAGCGTCTTCTATGCCGCCGCGCACGATTTCACTGCCCGGAAATTCGCCGAAGCAGATCTGCGCCAGGCCAAGGACGATGCCGAGGCTGCCAGCCGCGCCAAGAGCGAGTTCCTGGCCAACATGAGCCACGAGATCCGCACGCCGCTCAATGGTGTCCTGGGAACGGTGGGTCTGTTGCTGGAAACCTCGCTGTCACCGATGCAGCGCGACCTGGCGGGATTGGCCAGGGCCAGCGGTGAAACCCTGCTGACGCTGATCAACGACATCCTTGATTTCGCCAAGATTGAAGCCGGGCGGCTGGAATTTGAGCGTCTGCCCTTTGACCTGCTGGGCGCGGTCGAACAGGTGGCCGGCATGGTGGCCTTGCAGGCGGGAGGCAAGGGAATCGACATCGTGGTGCGATACCCGCCCGAAGTACCGCGTCACGTGATCGGCGATCCCGGACGTGTGCGGCAAGTGCTGATGAACCTGGCCGGCAATGCGGTCAAGTTCACGCACGAAGGCCACGTGCTGATCAATGTGGAAGCCTTGCAGGTTGATGGCGACTCCGCCGTATTTCGCTTCAGCGTCGAAGACACGGGCATCGGCATCTCGGACGACAGGGTCGAGCACCTGTTTGAGAAATTCTCCCAGGCCGATGCATCGACGACGCGGCGTTACGGGGGAACCGGCCTGGGACTGGCGATCAGCAAGCAGCTGGTCGAACTGTTCGGTGGCACGATTGGTGCGCGCAGCCGGCTGGGCGCCGGCTCGGTGTTCTGGTTTTCCCTGCGTCTTGCGTTGCAGGGCGACGTCGTCCAGCCGTCCGATTCGCTGCCGGCGCTGGGAGACGCGCGCGTGCTGATCGTGGATGACAATGCGACCAACCGGCGTGTGCTGCGCGAGCAGTTGCTCGGCTGGGGGATCCGCAATGATGTGTGCGAAGCAGGATCCGTCGCGCTGAGCCTTCTGCGGGCCGCGGTCAAGTCTGGCGACCCGTACCGCATTGCTCTGATTGATCACCAGATGCCCGACATGGATGGCGCGATGCTGGGCAGGGCCATCAAGTCGGATGCGTTGCTGCGCGACGTGCTGATGCTGATGCTCACATCGATGAGTCACGTTGGCGCGGCGGACCGGATGCGTGCCATCGGGTTCGAGGCCTGCATGACAAAGCCGGTACGCCAGTCGGAACTGCTGGCGACGCTCGTCAATTGCTGGAGCTTGCATCAGCAGGGCGCGCGTGCGCCGCAGCGTCCTGCCGCAGTGGCCGCGGCGGCCCAGGGTGTGCTGGAGAGCATGGCGTCGATGGCTGTGGAGGCAACGGTGCCGGTACACAGTCACGTTCTGCTGGTCGAAGACAATCCAACCAACCAGGTTGTCGCCGCGATGACGTTGCGGAGTCTGGGGTGCGCCGTGGACGTTGCGACCAACGGACGCGAGGCGTTGAGCCGGGTTGAGGACGGCCAGTACGACATTATTTTCATGGATTGCGAGATGCCGGAGATGGATGGATTCGAGGCGACTGCTGCTATCCGCCAGCGTGGCGACCGGAAGGCGTTTACGCCGATCGTGGCGGTCACTGCGCAGGCGATGCGCGGCGACCGCGAGCGGTGCCTGGCGGCCGGAATGGATGACTACGTCAGCAAGCCCGTGCAGCGCAGTGCTTTTGTCGATGCACTTCGCCGCTGGTTGCCCAAGGTGGATGCCGCGCTGGGCGAGCCGGTCTTGCCAGCGGCTGTGCCCGCAGCGTCCAGGAAAGCAGGGCAGACGGCGCTGGATCCTGGCACGGTCGAACGGCTGCGTGAACTGGCCATTGCGACCGATGTGGCACTGTTTGCGGAGGTCTACCGCGGTTTCCAGATGGATGCGGGCGGGCGTATCGCGGCGTTGCGGGCGGCGGTGGATACCAACGACGCAGCGGCCCTGGCCGCCCAGGCGCATACGCTCAAGGGCGCCTGTGCCAATGTCGGTGCACTGGCGATGCGCGATGTCGCCGAGGCGTTGGAGAGCCTGGGACGTACGAATACGCTGGATGGAGCAGGCCCCCTTATCGACGAGCTGGGTGAGGCCTTTGTCCGCGCCCGCGACGAGATCAGCCGTCTCGGTGTGTCGACCGGGCAAGGAGAGAATGCATGAAGATCCTGATCGCCGATGATGACGTGACGTCCCGGTTGCTGCTGCAGGCAACACTCAAGAAAATGGGACATGAGGTCGTCTGCGTGGAGAACGGATCGCGCGCCTGGGAAGCCTGGCAGCGCGACAATTTTCCAGTGGTTAT
This genomic stretch from Tahibacter amnicola harbors:
- a CDS encoding response regulator, which produces MKSHLGLKHRIAAAFSLFAVMLVSVTGLLSYQAGRDSLETAALSELLSSALGKEAQLDRWFEEQRTDIETIANSVGILSDTSVLVDPKASTQAMTVAREHIDDLLRTMTDTARHVRLVLAVAAPDGRFVASTLAAVEGRNARDEPFFTQAQDRSYVGAPGNSSLLERAVVAISAPVRSAEGKLEGVLVGWFDLSDLQAIARRHSGLHRTDDAYVINQAAQFVTVPRLDGQRRVLQDAVSSAAARRCLAGNSGVIKAPDYRGIPSISVYRWMAYRKLCLVVKMEQAEAFAAASDFGRSVVLLSLISLIVALIVASRLSRTIVRPVKALRTAVSRLASGDREVRLPVDSNDVIGQLAREFNRMAMSIAEKEAQLLSNAEALEDRVAARTVALRDSEARIRLLLDSTAEAIYGVDTDGRCVFLNPACLRLLGYQRSDELLGVPMHPLLQPDSVKRAATPEEIPVFRSIRTNSPIHSVGEKFQRADGSRFSVEYWIHPMRHGDDVLGAVVTFLDTTDREQLQEELNRFFDLSIDMLCIASNEGYFLRVNPAWERGLGYTAGELMSRPYIEFVHPEDVEATRRESERLSKGLESLGFENRYRCKDGSYKWLLWQATPSPDCSVFYAAAHDFTARKFAEADLRQAKDDAEAASRAKSEFLANMSHEIRTPLNGVLGTVGLLLETSLSPMQRDLAGLARASGETLLTLINDILDFAKIEAGRLEFERLPFDLLGAVEQVAGMVALQAGGKGIDIVVRYPPEVPRHVIGDPGRVRQVLMNLAGNAVKFTHEGHVLINVEALQVDGDSAVFRFSVEDTGIGISDDRVEHLFEKFSQADASTTRRYGGTGLGLAISKQLVELFGGTIGARSRLGAGSVFWFSLRLALQGDVVQPSDSLPALGDARVLIVDDNATNRRVLREQLLGWGIRNDVCEAGSVALSLLRAAVKSGDPYRIALIDHQMPDMDGAMLGRAIKSDALLRDVLMLMLTSMSHVGAADRMRAIGFEACMTKPVRQSELLATLVNCWSLHQQGARAPQRPAAVAAAAQGVLESMASMAVEATVPVHSHVLLVEDNPTNQVVAAMTLRSLGCAVDVATNGREALSRVEDGQYDIIFMDCEMPEMDGFEATAAIRQRGDRKAFTPIVAVTAQAMRGDRERCLAAGMDDYVSKPVQRSAFVDALRRWLPKVDAALGEPVLPAAVPAASRKAGQTALDPGTVERLRELAIATDVALFAEVYRGFQMDAGGRIAALRAAVDTNDAAALAAQAHTLKGACANVGALAMRDVAEALESLGRTNTLDGAGPLIDELGEAFVRARDEISRLGVSTGQGENA
- a CDS encoding DUF3068 domain-containing protein, producing MRLQQVVGGLALIALAALQRIVLAPDLTRIPADYAEETQYDAASRSREKAEDDWQYLTLTARRVDQTLVAARGHLIVQGDLHWADDSGIVLFESSGIYQVDRYSRTNLAGYGDIERGGQFLFPTHVQETTYRYWDPMYVGERTARFERHDWIADMDVLVFRFTAKDLDESAGYAHLPDVPERYEAHTNGEGVLRVEPMTGVVIDYEDTGTSYFFDPVVRTHVADMYIWTSRYTQQTREFKIAQAKQLRRRMIIVERVAPAALLIGGIAMMGFGLARRRGSGSVALTPAREAGA